A genomic region of Limnohabitans curvus contains the following coding sequences:
- a CDS encoding potassium transporter Kup, with product MDQHGKSSLAALTLGAIGVVYGDIGTSVLYAMKEVFGSGHVQFTPDNIYGILSIFFWTLTVIVSIKYVALVLRADNHGEGGLVAMLALASMAVKDRPVLRHRMLIVGIFGTCLFYGDGVITPAISVLSAVEGLEVVSPAFKKYVIPLTIIILFGLFAVQKRGTSGIGKFFGPITVVWFAAISALGIYHIASHPEILWAISPHHALRFIFTEPEVTFLILGAVVLCVTGGEALYADMGHFGKKPIRIAWFFVVMPALTLNYFGQGALLLSDPAAVANPFFNMAPDWLLVPLVGLATAATVIASQALISGAFSVTKQVVQLGFLPRLQVLHTSVKDTGQIYIPFVNWGLFAVIVLAVMMFKSSSNLAAAYGIAVCTDMLITTVLTFFVIHYGWKYPFWWCLAATSFFFAVDFVFWASNLLKLFEGGWFPLLIASVIMMFMLTWRDGRAILHEKRKEDALDLNSFLEAVFLSPPTRVEGTAVFLTSGKGAVPNAMLHNLKHNKVLHKQNLFVNVQNHEVPWIDENERLEISAIGQDCWQVVIHYGFKDDPDVPGALANLNGMGCEISPMTTSYFLSRDSIVPTVTGGMAQWREKLFAQMHLNASSAADFLNLPSNSVVELGSKIEI from the coding sequence ATGGATCAACACGGAAAGTCGTCGCTCGCGGCGCTCACCTTGGGCGCGATTGGCGTTGTTTACGGCGACATCGGCACCAGCGTGCTGTACGCGATGAAAGAGGTGTTTGGTTCGGGCCATGTGCAATTCACGCCCGACAACATCTATGGCATCTTGTCCATCTTCTTTTGGACGTTGACCGTCATTGTGTCCATCAAGTATGTGGCTTTGGTGTTGCGTGCGGACAACCACGGCGAAGGTGGTTTGGTGGCGATGCTGGCTTTAGCGTCCATGGCGGTGAAAGACCGCCCCGTGTTGCGTCATCGCATGCTGATCGTGGGCATCTTTGGCACTTGCTTGTTTTATGGCGATGGTGTGATCACACCCGCTATTTCGGTGTTGTCTGCGGTCGAGGGTTTAGAGGTGGTGTCACCCGCTTTTAAGAAGTATGTGATTCCACTCACAATCATCATTTTGTTTGGCCTCTTCGCTGTGCAAAAGCGAGGCACCAGTGGTATTGGTAAGTTTTTTGGTCCGATCACCGTGGTGTGGTTTGCTGCCATTTCTGCTTTGGGCATTTATCACATCGCATCGCATCCAGAAATTTTGTGGGCCATCAGCCCGCATCATGCTTTGCGTTTCATCTTCACCGAACCCGAAGTGACCTTCTTGATTTTGGGCGCTGTGGTGTTGTGCGTCACCGGTGGCGAAGCTTTGTATGCGGACATGGGGCACTTCGGTAAGAAGCCCATTCGCATCGCCTGGTTCTTTGTGGTCATGCCTGCGTTGACCCTGAACTACTTTGGTCAAGGCGCTTTGCTTTTGAGTGACCCCGCAGCCGTGGCCAACCCGTTCTTCAACATGGCACCTGATTGGTTGCTCGTGCCGTTGGTGGGGCTGGCGACAGCGGCCACCGTGATTGCTTCGCAAGCCTTGATTTCAGGCGCTTTTAGCGTGACCAAGCAAGTGGTTCAACTGGGCTTCTTGCCACGTTTGCAAGTGCTGCACACCAGCGTGAAAGACACGGGTCAAATCTATATTCCGTTTGTGAACTGGGGCTTGTTTGCTGTCATCGTATTGGCGGTGATGATGTTTAAATCATCCAGCAATTTGGCGGCGGCCTACGGCATTGCGGTGTGTACCGATATGCTCATCACCACCGTACTGACCTTCTTTGTGATTCATTACGGTTGGAAATACCCGTTCTGGTGGTGTTTGGCGGCCACGAGCTTTTTCTTTGCGGTGGACTTTGTGTTCTGGGCCTCGAACTTGTTGAAGCTGTTCGAAGGTGGCTGGTTCCCGTTGCTGATTGCTTCGGTCATCATGATGTTCATGCTGACATGGCGCGATGGCCGTGCCATCCTTCATGAGAAGCGCAAAGAAGATGCATTGGACTTGAACAGTTTCTTAGAGGCGGTGTTTTTGTCACCCCCCACGCGAGTCGAAGGCACGGCCGTGTTCTTGACTTCTGGAAAGGGTGCCGTGCCCAACGCCATGTTGCATAACTTGAAACACAACAAAGTGTTGCACAAGCAAAACTTGTTTGTGAACGTGCAAAACCATGAAGTGCCTTGGATTGATGAAAACGAACGCCTAGAAATTTCCGCCATTGGCCAAGACTGTTGGCAGGTCGTGATTCACTACGGTTTCAAAGACGATCCGGACGTGCCAGGCGCGTTGGCTAACTTGAATGGCATGGGGTGCGAAATCAGCCCGATGACGACAAGCTATTTCCTGTCACGCGACAGCATCGTGCCTACGGTGACGGGTGGCATGGCCCAGTGGCGTGAAAAACTGTTTGCCCAAATGCACCTCAATGCCAGCTCTGCTGCCGACTTCTTGAACTTGCCTAGCAACTCCGTGGTGGAGCTGGGCAGCAAAATCGAAATTTAA
- the gshB gene encoding glutathione synthase — protein MHILFVADPLSSFKIYKDTTFAMMREAQRRGHQVLACEPQDIVWQSGQKVTARVQHVRLTGDAESWFNVQSVDEHYALNSADAIVMRKDPPFDSEYFYATHLLEQAEREGAKVFNKPAALRDHPEKLAILEFAQFISPTLVTRSADAIRAFHAQHRDIILKPLDGMGGMGIFRVKDDGLNLGAITETLNRDGAQTVMVQKFIPAIDKGDKRVLVIGGKVVPYCLARIPQGGEVRGNLAAGGKGVAQAISARDQEIAEALGPILAKRGLLLVGLDVIGDCLTEVNVTSPTCFQEIFDQTGFDVAAMFIDALETAAA, from the coding sequence ATGCATATCCTCTTCGTCGCAGACCCGTTGTCGTCTTTCAAAATTTACAAGGACACCACGTTTGCGATGATGCGTGAAGCCCAGCGCCGTGGCCACCAAGTGTTGGCCTGCGAACCGCAAGACATCGTGTGGCAAAGCGGCCAAAAAGTCACTGCACGCGTGCAACATGTGCGCTTGACGGGTGATGCTGAGAGTTGGTTTAACGTGCAAAGCGTGGACGAGCACTACGCGCTCAACAGCGCCGACGCCATCGTGATGCGCAAAGACCCGCCTTTTGACAGCGAGTACTTCTACGCCACGCACTTGCTAGAGCAAGCCGAGCGCGAAGGTGCCAAGGTGTTCAACAAACCCGCTGCTTTGCGCGACCATCCAGAAAAATTAGCCATTCTGGAATTCGCACAATTCATCAGCCCCACCCTGGTGACGCGCAGCGCCGATGCCATTCGTGCGTTTCATGCGCAACACCGCGACATCATCTTGAAGCCACTCGATGGCATGGGCGGCATGGGTATCTTCCGCGTGAAGGACGATGGCTTGAATCTCGGCGCCATCACCGAAACCCTCAACCGTGACGGCGCCCAAACGGTCATGGTGCAAAAGTTCATCCCTGCGATTGATAAAGGCGACAAGCGCGTGCTCGTCATTGGCGGCAAAGTCGTGCCCTATTGCTTGGCGCGTATTCCCCAAGGTGGTGAAGTGCGCGGCAACTTGGCTGCAGGCGGCAAAGGCGTGGCGCAAGCTATCTCAGCACGTGACCAAGAAATCGCCGAAGCCCTAGGCCCCATCCTCGCCAAGCGTGGTTTGTTGTTGGTGGGTTTGGATGTGATTGGTGACTGCCTCACCGAAGTGAACGTGACCAGCCCTACTTGCTTTCAAGAGATCTTTGATCAAACCGGTTTTGATGTCGCTGCGATGTTCATTGACGCGTTGGAAACTGCGGCCGCTTAA